A genome region from Marinobacter panjinensis includes the following:
- the pbpG gene encoding D-alanyl-D-alanine endopeptidase gives MMIRSAVLLALTVLLVVTFSHASAADRAELQLASVNAAVAYADADGLVYGKNAHRPVPIASITKLMTALVVMESGEPLTEWLEFRERHIPAPANAYTRIREGSELRRADVLRIALMSSENFAAYTLARHHPGGYDAFVKAMNTRASELGMVNTTFVDPTGLSVKNRSTAADLVRLVRAASKYPQIREYSTTRYFTGRFRQPRYRLAYGNTNVLVHRESWGVGISKTGYLSEAGRCLVMLSEMDGRPVVTVLLDSLGTRSPMGDAGRIKRWLTTGVGGSVAAAARAYERKKNAAYASSASTSASVN, from the coding sequence ATGATGATCCGATCGGCCGTTTTACTGGCGTTGACAGTGCTGCTGGTAGTGACGTTTTCTCATGCCAGCGCAGCGGACAGGGCAGAGTTGCAGCTGGCTTCGGTCAACGCAGCGGTCGCTTATGCCGATGCAGATGGGCTGGTCTATGGCAAGAATGCCCATCGCCCAGTGCCCATTGCTTCCATTACCAAACTGATGACAGCCCTGGTAGTGATGGAGTCCGGGGAACCGCTGACGGAATGGCTGGAGTTCAGAGAACGCCATATCCCGGCGCCCGCAAATGCCTATACCCGTATTCGCGAAGGCTCCGAACTGCGGCGGGCCGATGTGCTGAGGATTGCATTGATGTCGTCGGAGAACTTTGCCGCCTATACCCTTGCCCGTCATCATCCGGGCGGCTATGACGCCTTTGTCAAAGCCATGAATACCCGTGCCAGCGAGCTGGGCATGGTCAATACCACGTTTGTGGACCCGACCGGGCTGTCGGTAAAAAACCGTTCGACTGCGGCAGATCTGGTGCGCCTGGTCAGGGCCGCCAGCAAGTATCCGCAGATCCGGGAATACTCCACCACCCGCTACTTCACTGGGCGCTTTCGGCAGCCCCGCTACCGCCTTGCCTACGGAAACACCAATGTCCTTGTGCATCGTGAGAGCTGGGGTGTGGGTATCAGCAAAACCGGTTATCTCTCCGAGGCAGGGCGCTGCCTGGTTATGCTGTCCGAGATGGACGGCAGGCCAGTGGTTACCGTACTGCTGGACTCCCTGGGCACCCGGTCGCCAATGGGCGATGCCGGGCGTATCAAGCGCTGGCTGACCACCGGAGTGGGCGGCAGTGTAGCCGCAGCGGCACGGGCCTATGAGCGGAAAAAGAACGCTGCCTATGCGTCCTCTGCCAGCACCTCTGCCAGTGTGAACTGA
- a CDS encoding putative bifunctional diguanylate cyclase/phosphodiesterase translates to MESPTTSSNRTPIRKDANPGVTSVFWRCLPLILLLLAIAYAVLLIGLLPQVLQGQAFEANHELIHKAFIGGVLVFTLLLLAGGSYVLRSVRRRERRKRLSADRQVRHEQQVRSQIEQDYDRLLKSHRVTGKPNRAILEETLDIIDTGQTPYTLCMIRLSRFNEIEQALGYRAAEELLRSYLRQLNSYLKRRAGARLVMINGYGLATVDTINHAFALYREDHTDQIQDLLLEIRDWLADNFREGRFSFSWGPSLGIAHAPEHGADAAGILSSAGVASLSAGQLLTVYDPAIAEWQYRQQVLMLDVEDGLASNAMWLEYQPKVSIRDSKVCSVEALIRWRHPEFGIVAPDQWIPLAEQVGVIHPVTLWVIERACSEYRHLVSRYGTGLSVAVNISAVDLIHAGFEDEIADIIARHGMKTGDLILEITETAMMTDPEDSGKIIHALSRKGFRIAMDDFGTGHSSLGTLASFDLDELKIDRSFLKDILAHPTRQRIFRAALELGEALDLDVVVEGVEDEAVVCWLQQFPGLFGQGYFWGRPEPACP, encoded by the coding sequence ATGGAATCTCCCACAACTTCGTCAAACAGAACTCCAATACGGAAAGATGCCAACCCTGGCGTGACCAGTGTGTTCTGGCGATGTTTGCCCCTGATCCTGCTCCTGCTTGCCATCGCCTACGCCGTACTGCTCATTGGCTTATTGCCGCAAGTCCTTCAGGGCCAGGCCTTTGAAGCGAACCACGAACTGATCCACAAAGCGTTTATCGGCGGCGTCCTGGTGTTCACACTGCTGCTTCTGGCCGGGGGCAGTTATGTCCTCCGGTCCGTCAGGCGGCGGGAACGCCGTAAACGCCTGAGCGCTGACAGGCAGGTTCGCCACGAACAACAGGTTCGCTCACAGATCGAGCAGGATTATGACCGCCTGCTGAAATCCCACCGGGTCACCGGTAAGCCCAACCGGGCCATACTGGAAGAAACCCTCGACATCATCGACACCGGTCAGACTCCCTACACCCTGTGTATGATCCGGCTCAGCCGGTTCAACGAGATTGAACAGGCATTGGGGTACCGCGCCGCCGAGGAGCTACTAAGGAGTTATCTGCGTCAGTTGAACAGTTATCTCAAACGCCGCGCCGGCGCCCGGCTGGTGATGATCAATGGTTATGGGCTGGCCACTGTAGACACCATCAACCACGCCTTCGCACTGTACCGCGAAGATCATACTGATCAGATTCAGGATCTGCTCTTGGAGATACGGGACTGGCTGGCCGACAACTTCCGGGAGGGCCGGTTTTCCTTCTCCTGGGGCCCTTCACTGGGCATCGCCCATGCGCCGGAGCACGGAGCGGATGCAGCCGGAATCCTTTCCTCAGCCGGTGTGGCGTCACTGAGTGCCGGGCAGCTACTCACCGTCTACGATCCCGCCATTGCCGAGTGGCAGTACCGCCAGCAGGTTCTGATGCTGGACGTGGAAGATGGATTAGCCAGCAACGCCATGTGGCTGGAATACCAGCCCAAGGTAAGCATTCGCGACTCGAAAGTTTGCTCTGTGGAGGCGCTGATCCGCTGGCGTCACCCGGAGTTCGGCATCGTCGCACCTGACCAATGGATACCGCTGGCCGAACAGGTGGGTGTGATTCACCCGGTAACACTCTGGGTCATCGAGAGGGCCTGCAGCGAATACCGTCATCTGGTCTCCCGCTATGGCACTGGTCTGTCCGTGGCCGTCAATATTTCCGCCGTTGACCTGATTCACGCCGGTTTCGAAGACGAGATTGCCGACATCATTGCCCGCCACGGCATGAAGACCGGGGATCTGATCCTGGAAATAACAGAAACCGCGATGATGACCGACCCGGAAGATTCCGGAAAAATTATCCACGCCCTCAGCCGCAAAGGATTCAGGATAGCAATGGATGATTTCGGCACCGGACATTCCTCCCTGGGGACGCTGGCAAGCTTTGATCTGGACGAGCTCAAGATCGACCGCAGTTTCCTCAAGGACATCCTCGCCCATCCGACTCGCCAACGTATCTTTCGCGCTGCCCTGGAGCTGGGCGAGGCACTGGACCTGGATGTGGTGGTCGAGGGCGTGGAGGACGAGGCCGTGGTTTGCTGGTTACAGCAATTCCCCGGCCTTTTTGGACAGGGCTATTTCTGGGGCCGGCCGGAGCCGGCCTGCCCCTGA
- the ilvD gene encoding dihydroxy-acid dehydratase has translation MTEDKRRRYSSPVVDGLGKSASRAMLRAVGFTDEDFRKPQIGIASTWSNLTPCNMHINQLAEESAAGADEAGGKSLTFNTITVSDGIANGTEGMKYSLVSREVIADSIETVAGCEGFDGLVAIGGCDKNMPGCMMGLARLNRPSVFVYGGTIMPGKNHTDIISVFEAVGAHARGDLDLIQVKQIEETAIPGPGSCGGMYTANTMASAIEAMGMSLPGSSAQNAISDTKAADCRAAGAAVLNLLDRDIKPSDIMTREAFENAITVVIALGGSTNAVLHLLAMASTVGVELSLDDFVDIGKRVPVLADLRPSGHYMMSELVAIGGIQPLMKMLLDKGMLHGDCMTVTGQSLAENLRDVAPYPESQDIIHAFDNPIKADSHLRILYGNLAPTGAVAKITGKEGTHFTGQARVFHSEEEAQERIMDGTVVAGDVLVIRYEGPKGGPGMREMLTPTSAIMGKGLGSDVALITDGRFSGGSHGFVVGHITPEAAEGGPLALVENGDTITIDAVDNRIELDVSDGEMERRRKAWSEPAPRFTRGVLAKYARTVGSASEGAVTDKP, from the coding sequence ATGACAGAAGACAAGCGCCGCCGCTATTCGTCCCCGGTTGTGGATGGTCTGGGTAAATCGGCAAGCCGCGCCATGTTGCGGGCCGTGGGCTTTACCGATGAGGATTTCCGCAAGCCCCAGATCGGTATCGCTTCCACCTGGAGCAACCTGACGCCCTGCAACATGCACATCAACCAGCTTGCGGAAGAATCCGCCGCGGGAGCCGATGAAGCCGGTGGCAAGAGCCTGACGTTCAATACCATTACCGTGTCCGATGGCATCGCCAACGGCACCGAGGGCATGAAGTACTCGCTGGTATCGCGGGAAGTGATTGCAGACTCCATAGAAACCGTGGCCGGATGTGAAGGCTTTGACGGCCTGGTAGCCATTGGCGGCTGCGACAAGAACATGCCTGGCTGCATGATGGGCCTTGCGCGGTTGAACCGGCCCTCGGTGTTTGTCTACGGCGGCACCATCATGCCTGGTAAGAACCATACCGATATTATCTCGGTATTCGAGGCGGTGGGAGCCCATGCCCGTGGCGATCTCGACCTGATCCAGGTGAAGCAGATTGAGGAAACCGCCATCCCCGGCCCCGGGTCCTGTGGCGGCATGTACACCGCCAATACCATGGCCTCGGCCATTGAAGCCATGGGGATGAGCTTGCCGGGCAGCTCTGCCCAGAACGCCATTTCCGATACCAAGGCCGCAGACTGCCGGGCCGCAGGTGCGGCTGTGCTCAATCTGCTGGACAGGGACATCAAACCTTCCGATATCATGACCCGGGAAGCCTTTGAAAACGCCATTACGGTGGTGATTGCCCTGGGTGGCTCCACCAATGCGGTGCTTCACTTGCTGGCCATGGCCAGTACCGTCGGGGTCGAGCTGTCTCTGGATGATTTCGTGGACATCGGCAAGCGGGTACCTGTGCTTGCGGATCTGCGTCCCAGCGGCCATTACATGATGTCGGAGCTGGTGGCCATCGGTGGTATCCAGCCGCTGATGAAAATGCTGCTGGACAAGGGCATGCTGCACGGGGACTGCATGACCGTAACGGGGCAGAGTCTGGCCGAAAACCTGAGGGATGTGGCGCCCTACCCGGAAAGCCAGGACATCATTCATGCCTTTGATAACCCGATCAAGGCGGACAGCCACCTGCGTATCCTCTATGGCAACCTTGCACCCACCGGCGCTGTGGCCAAGATTACCGGCAAGGAGGGTACCCACTTCACCGGTCAGGCCCGGGTGTTCCACTCCGAGGAAGAGGCCCAGGAGCGGATCATGGATGGCACCGTAGTCGCCGGGGATGTCCTGGTGATCCGTTATGAGGGGCCGAAAGGTGGTCCTGGCATGCGAGAGATGCTGACACCCACCTCGGCCATCATGGGTAAGGGCCTGGGTAGCGATGTGGCGCTGATTACCGATGGGCGCTTCTCCGGTGGCAGCCACGGGTTTGTGGTTGGCCATATCACGCCGGAAGCCGCCGAGGGCGGGCCGCTTGCACTGGTCGAGAACGGTGACACCATCACCATCGACGCTGTCGACAACCGTATCGAGCTGGATGTTTCCGACGGCGAGATGGAGCGCCGCCGTAAAGCCTGGTCAGAGCCGGCCCCGAGGTTTACCCGTGGGGTGCTGGCCAAGTATGCGCGAACGGTAGGTTCGGCCTCGGAAGGCGCGGTGACGGACAAACCCTGA
- a CDS encoding glutaredoxin family protein, whose translation MRVIIRYFFRTLRLILTPFMLISEKLSTPTGVERPPEEQGRVDDACKNLALYQFSACPFCIKVRKEIARLGLNIETRDAQHDDSHREALAAGGGRVKVPCLLIRENGNDQWLYESDDIKSWLQQRFQPAST comes from the coding sequence ATGAGAGTTATTATTCGTTATTTCTTCCGCACCCTTCGCCTGATCCTGACACCGTTCATGTTGATCAGTGAAAAGCTCAGCACCCCCACGGGCGTCGAGCGGCCCCCTGAAGAACAAGGCCGTGTGGACGATGCCTGCAAGAACCTGGCACTCTACCAATTCAGTGCCTGCCCGTTCTGCATCAAGGTCCGCAAGGAAATCGCTCGCCTGGGACTGAATATCGAAACCCGTGATGCCCAACATGACGATAGTCACCGTGAAGCCCTTGCCGCCGGCGGCGGGCGCGTCAAGGTGCCCTGCCTGTTGATTCGGGAAAACGGCAACGACCAATGGCTGTACGAATCTGACGACATCAAGTCCTGGCTGCAGCAGCGGTTTCAACCCGCCAGTACTTGA
- a CDS encoding xylulose 5-phosphate 3-epimerase, translating into MSSPRNPDSAEQPVSEYERWRRGYGVIQHSETTCAQARQMAGDLVAEGFQPDTDSVYRKLASLDRLASAGLWLVAHMTYTKRVDTSGTPLQPTDFKTNPEGHTGGALNMVPAYAAYLALNNLTGQTRSWLMGQGHCVAAIDALNVLTGNLHLEQQDRYQGKDGLSRLVSDFYSYRQRPDGGMEAPLGSHVSPHTAGGVIEGGYLGFAELQYAHMPLPGESLVAFLSDGAAEEQRGSDWVPRWWRAEDCGSVLPIMIANGRRIEQRTELGTRAGLERFGEHLAHCGFEPLRFDGRDPAAFVCALFNMERKLGDYRQQALNGVRPYPVPIPYGIAETTKGFGFYGAGSNPAHNLPLPGNPKMDTRARELFHHHAGLLWVPPEQLANAVCELNQHWQQERPLERDHALATRNPPDPVIPTLPPSNDSGSPMLAVDDFFKALVEANPELRARVGNPDELASNRLEGVLNGLKHRVNDPESEQESVHGKIITALNEEAVVSACLANKAGLNLVASYEAFCVKMLGAIRQALIFARQQKEVGRPARWLGFPVIATSHTWENGKNQQSHQDTTFCESLLGEMSDVSRVLFPADYNSTLEALPGVYLGRGQLTCMVIPKRGRPVVFDRDEAQLLAKNGALVVDEDTSPGEPVMLIANGAYQLSEMIRASERLRETGTPFRLVYVQEPGRFREPRDTLEAAQCIPGLEQERLFPRRMTRRVALTHMRPEVFRGHLSPLFPQPSKSRVLGYINRGGTLNEAGMLFTNRSSWAHVLAACADVLERPPGEWLSSAELAAVEGRGDAAIVTRSQN; encoded by the coding sequence ATGTCATCCCCCAGAAATCCGGACTCAGCCGAGCAGCCCGTTTCCGAATACGAGCGCTGGCGGCGGGGTTATGGCGTAATCCAGCACAGCGAAACCACGTGCGCCCAGGCCCGGCAAATGGCCGGCGATCTGGTGGCCGAAGGGTTTCAACCCGACACAGACTCCGTCTATCGCAAGCTGGCCAGCCTGGACCGTCTGGCCAGTGCCGGCCTGTGGCTGGTAGCGCACATGACCTACACCAAACGAGTAGACACCAGCGGCACGCCCCTGCAGCCCACAGACTTCAAAACCAATCCCGAGGGCCATACGGGTGGGGCGCTGAACATGGTTCCTGCCTATGCCGCCTACCTGGCGCTGAACAACCTGACCGGCCAGACCAGAAGCTGGCTGATGGGCCAGGGGCATTGCGTCGCCGCGATTGACGCGCTGAACGTGCTGACGGGCAACCTGCACCTGGAACAGCAGGACCGCTACCAGGGCAAGGACGGGCTCTCCCGCCTTGTTTCCGATTTCTATAGCTACCGCCAAAGGCCGGACGGTGGCATGGAGGCCCCCCTGGGAAGTCACGTCAGCCCCCACACAGCCGGCGGTGTCATCGAAGGTGGCTATCTCGGTTTCGCAGAACTCCAGTACGCCCACATGCCACTGCCGGGTGAGTCACTGGTAGCCTTCCTGTCTGATGGCGCCGCAGAAGAACAGCGCGGCAGTGACTGGGTGCCACGCTGGTGGCGGGCAGAAGATTGCGGCTCGGTACTGCCCATCATGATTGCCAATGGCCGACGGATAGAGCAACGCACGGAACTGGGAACCCGCGCGGGCCTGGAACGATTTGGCGAACACCTGGCGCATTGCGGTTTCGAGCCGCTGCGTTTTGATGGCCGCGATCCGGCCGCCTTCGTTTGTGCCCTGTTCAATATGGAGCGAAAGCTGGGTGACTACCGCCAGCAGGCCCTGAACGGGGTGCGGCCCTACCCGGTCCCGATTCCCTATGGCATCGCCGAAACCACCAAGGGTTTTGGCTTTTATGGCGCCGGCAGCAATCCCGCCCATAACCTGCCACTACCCGGGAACCCCAAAATGGATACCAGAGCCAGGGAGCTGTTCCATCATCATGCCGGTTTGCTATGGGTACCACCCGAGCAACTGGCCAATGCGGTCTGCGAACTCAACCAGCATTGGCAACAGGAACGTCCCTTGGAACGGGACCATGCGCTGGCGACACGCAATCCGCCAGATCCGGTTATACCAACACTGCCTCCCTCCAATGATTCGGGCTCACCAATGTTGGCAGTGGACGATTTCTTCAAGGCGCTGGTCGAGGCAAACCCGGAGTTAAGGGCGCGCGTAGGCAACCCGGATGAACTGGCCAGTAATCGCCTGGAGGGTGTACTCAATGGCCTCAAGCACCGGGTAAATGACCCGGAAAGCGAACAGGAGTCTGTTCACGGGAAGATCATCACCGCGCTCAATGAGGAAGCCGTAGTGTCGGCCTGTCTGGCCAACAAGGCAGGGTTGAACCTGGTGGCCAGCTACGAGGCATTCTGCGTAAAAATGCTGGGGGCAATCCGCCAGGCGCTGATCTTTGCCCGCCAGCAGAAGGAAGTCGGCAGGCCCGCCCGCTGGCTCGGTTTCCCGGTGATTGCCACCTCCCACACCTGGGAAAATGGCAAGAACCAGCAATCCCATCAGGACACCACTTTTTGCGAAAGCCTGTTAGGGGAAATGAGCGATGTCAGCCGCGTCCTCTTTCCTGCCGACTATAACAGCACCCTGGAGGCGCTGCCCGGCGTCTACCTGGGGCGGGGGCAACTGACCTGCATGGTGATACCGAAACGTGGTCGACCGGTGGTGTTCGATCGGGATGAGGCACAGTTGCTGGCAAAAAACGGCGCCCTGGTGGTGGATGAGGATACCTCCCCCGGCGAACCTGTCATGCTGATCGCCAATGGCGCTTACCAGCTTTCCGAAATGATCCGTGCCAGCGAGCGGCTGCGGGAAACCGGCACACCCTTCCGGCTGGTGTATGTGCAGGAGCCCGGCCGCTTCCGCGAACCCAGGGATACCCTGGAAGCGGCGCAGTGTATTCCTGGTCTGGAGCAGGAGCGCCTGTTCCCCAGGAGGATGACACGTCGTGTTGCTCTCACCCACATGCGCCCGGAGGTCTTCCGGGGCCATCTTTCGCCGCTGTTCCCTCAGCCGTCGAAATCCCGTGTCCTCGGGTACATCAACCGCGGTGGCACCCTGAACGAGGCAGGCATGCTGTTTACTAACCGCAGCTCCTGGGCCCACGTCCTGGCCGCCTGCGCAGATGTCCTGGAACGGCCGCCCGGGGAGTGGCTCTCCAGTGCGGAGCTGGCTGCCGTCGAGGGACGCGGCGATGCCGCCATCGTCACCCGGAGCCAGAACTGA
- a CDS encoding cation-translocating P-type ATPase, translating to MSSSESTPLKAGEPAGFDDVHWHAIEIDKARSELSVAGPLSAQKVAERLNEYGHNRLPEARRRGPLARLGNQLKNFLIYVLITAAVITALLGHWVDTTVIMAVVVVQTLVGFIQEGKAEQALSAIRHMLAPKAVVVREGGQQKIDAADLVPGDTVVLEPGDRVPADLRLERCHNLKIEEAVLTGESEPVNKTTDVQPADAVLGDQLNMAFSGTMVATGTGRGVVVRTGESTEIGRISGLLQDTTTLKTPLLEQIDRFARYLSMVIIVAGIAIFGGGLALSGLPVRDLFMAVVGLTVAAIPEGLPAILTITLAIGVRRMATRHAVVRRMPVIETLGAVSVICSDKTGTLTRNEMMVTAAVVAGKRLDIEGEGYEPEGDIRHGNDVVSDNPLLDELARAAALCNDAHLERHEGTIRVAGDPMEGALKVFAQKAGFDPETDGRQWPRADEVPFDAEYRFMATLNHDHHRHGVVYVKGAPERILEMCASMVTDNGETASLGREEWSSAVSELASEGLRVLALARRPAEASQNTLAVEDVEDGLELLGLVGLLDPPRQEAIRAIQDCHDAGIRVKMITGDHAMTASAIGARLGLKNTSRVITGRELDRLDENELKQVASEVDIFARTSPEHKLRLVEALQALHGVVAMTGDGVNDAPALKRADVGIAMGVKGSEAAREAASVVLLDDNFASIAAAVREGRTVYTNLKKGIAFMLPINGGESVSLITALLLGLALPISALQILWVNMVSSVILAMTLAFEPTEPDVMKRPPRPRDESLLAGFVVWRVAFVSLLFLIGIFAAWYWAMYRFDDESVARTLAVNTLVAMEVFYLFAVRYLDSASITLKGVLGTPIVLMAVGAVILLQLLFTYLPLFHQTFASAPLTPGALAFAASAGVIVLVVLELETWLRRRWDKGAGGALSSGSG from the coding sequence ATGTCATCTTCTGAATCCACGCCATTGAAAGCTGGTGAACCTGCAGGTTTCGATGACGTGCACTGGCACGCCATTGAAATCGATAAAGCCCGTTCGGAGCTGTCTGTTGCAGGGCCATTGTCGGCACAGAAAGTGGCCGAGAGACTGAATGAATATGGTCACAATCGGCTGCCGGAAGCACGTCGCCGCGGTCCTCTTGCCCGCCTTGGCAATCAGCTTAAAAACTTCCTGATTTATGTTCTGATTACGGCAGCGGTGATTACCGCCCTGCTGGGCCATTGGGTGGATACCACGGTGATTATGGCAGTGGTGGTTGTCCAGACCCTGGTGGGGTTTATACAGGAAGGCAAGGCCGAACAGGCACTCTCGGCGATTCGGCACATGCTCGCACCCAAGGCCGTGGTGGTTCGCGAAGGAGGGCAGCAGAAGATAGACGCCGCCGACCTGGTGCCCGGTGATACGGTAGTCCTGGAACCCGGTGACCGGGTGCCAGCCGATCTCCGGCTGGAACGCTGCCATAACCTCAAAATCGAAGAGGCAGTGCTGACCGGAGAGTCCGAACCGGTAAACAAAACAACCGATGTGCAGCCAGCAGATGCAGTCCTCGGTGACCAGCTCAATATGGCCTTTTCGGGCACGATGGTGGCCACAGGTACCGGCCGCGGGGTGGTCGTCAGGACAGGAGAAAGCACTGAAATCGGCCGGATTTCCGGCTTGCTGCAGGATACCACTACCCTCAAAACGCCCCTGCTTGAGCAGATCGACCGCTTTGCCCGTTACCTGTCAATGGTCATCATTGTTGCCGGTATCGCGATATTCGGTGGTGGCCTCGCCCTGAGCGGGCTTCCGGTTCGGGATCTGTTCATGGCGGTTGTGGGCCTGACCGTGGCGGCGATTCCCGAGGGGCTCCCGGCGATTCTCACCATAACCCTGGCCATCGGCGTTCGACGGATGGCAACCCGTCACGCGGTTGTGCGCAGAATGCCGGTGATCGAAACCCTGGGTGCGGTATCAGTGATCTGCTCCGACAAAACCGGAACCCTGACCCGCAATGAAATGATGGTGACTGCCGCGGTGGTGGCCGGAAAGCGTCTGGATATAGAGGGCGAAGGTTACGAGCCGGAGGGGGATATTCGCCACGGCAATGATGTAGTCTCCGACAATCCGCTGCTGGATGAATTGGCGAGAGCCGCCGCGCTATGCAACGACGCCCACCTGGAACGCCATGAGGGAACGATCCGGGTTGCCGGTGACCCCATGGAGGGAGCCCTGAAGGTTTTTGCCCAGAAGGCGGGGTTCGATCCGGAGACAGATGGCAGGCAGTGGCCACGGGCTGATGAAGTGCCCTTTGACGCTGAGTACCGCTTCATGGCGACACTCAACCATGATCATCATCGCCATGGCGTGGTCTACGTAAAGGGTGCCCCTGAACGGATCCTGGAAATGTGCGCCAGCATGGTGACCGATAATGGCGAAACCGCGTCACTGGGCCGGGAAGAGTGGAGCAGTGCAGTTTCCGAGCTGGCCTCCGAAGGGCTGAGAGTGCTGGCCCTGGCACGCAGGCCGGCCGAGGCGTCGCAGAATACTCTTGCCGTCGAGGACGTTGAGGACGGGCTGGAACTGTTGGGTCTCGTGGGTCTTCTGGACCCGCCGCGGCAGGAAGCTATCCGCGCTATTCAGGACTGCCACGACGCGGGTATCCGGGTAAAGATGATTACCGGCGATCACGCCATGACTGCCAGTGCCATTGGCGCACGGCTGGGGCTGAAGAATACCTCCCGGGTGATCACCGGCCGTGAGTTGGATCGGCTGGACGAGAACGAATTGAAGCAGGTTGCCAGCGAGGTGGATATTTTTGCCCGCACGAGTCCTGAACACAAACTGCGACTGGTAGAGGCATTACAGGCGTTGCATGGCGTGGTGGCCATGACGGGTGACGGCGTGAACGATGCACCTGCCCTCAAGCGTGCCGATGTTGGCATCGCCATGGGAGTCAAAGGCTCCGAGGCCGCCCGGGAGGCAGCTTCGGTGGTACTGCTGGACGATAACTTCGCCAGTATTGCTGCCGCCGTGCGGGAGGGGCGCACGGTCTATACCAATCTCAAGAAGGGCATTGCCTTCATGTTGCCAATTAATGGTGGCGAGTCCGTCAGCCTGATCACGGCTCTGTTGCTGGGGCTGGCGTTGCCGATTTCAGCGCTGCAGATTCTCTGGGTCAACATGGTCAGTTCGGTGATCCTGGCAATGACCCTGGCGTTCGAGCCTACCGAACCGGATGTCATGAAACGGCCTCCGCGGCCAAGAGACGAGTCACTGCTGGCAGGGTTTGTGGTCTGGCGGGTCGCTTTTGTGTCCCTGTTGTTCCTGATCGGTATCTTCGCCGCCTGGTATTGGGCCATGTACCGGTTTGACGATGAATCGGTTGCCCGCACACTGGCGGTGAACACCCTTGTGGCGATGGAGGTTTTTTACCTGTTCGCCGTACGCTACCTGGATAGCGCGTCCATTACCCTGAAGGGGGTTCTGGGCACCCCCATTGTATTGATGGCGGTGGGGGCGGTGATTCTGCTGCAATTGCTATTTACCTACTTGCCATTGTTTCACCAGACTTTTGCCAGTGCCCCTCTTACCCCTGGTGCTCTGGCCTTTGCGGCGAGTGCCGGAGTGATCGTGCTGGTGGTGCTGGAGCTGGAAACCTGGCTCAGGCGTCGATGGGACAAGGGCGCCGGAGGCGCCCTCAGTTCTGGCTCCGGGTGA
- a CDS encoding Yip1 family protein — MLLNHAFGLFTHPDSEWAEIRKEHAPPRRLYVAYVLVLAAIAPICAYISTAHFGWTVGSDRLIKLTEISAFQMSVLTYLAMLVGVFALGYAINWMARTYGADEEPVPSNAIALAAYSCTPLFLAGFALLYPVPWFNALVFLAAAGYGAWLMYEGLPIVMRIPKDQAVMYVGALLTVALVILVSTRVGSVILWNYGFGPVFVQG; from the coding sequence ATGCTCCTGAATCACGCATTTGGTCTGTTTACCCATCCCGATAGTGAGTGGGCAGAAATCCGCAAGGAACATGCGCCCCCCAGAAGACTCTATGTTGCCTATGTACTGGTACTTGCAGCCATAGCGCCGATTTGTGCCTACATCTCCACGGCGCACTTTGGCTGGACAGTCGGTAGTGACCGACTGATCAAACTGACAGAAATCAGCGCATTCCAGATGAGTGTACTCACCTACCTGGCCATGCTGGTGGGTGTGTTTGCTCTGGGGTATGCGATCAACTGGATGGCCAGGACCTACGGCGCTGATGAGGAGCCGGTGCCTTCCAACGCGATTGCACTGGCAGCGTACTCGTGCACGCCGCTGTTCCTGGCCGGGTTCGCTCTGCTGTATCCGGTGCCCTGGTTCAATGCACTCGTTTTTCTGGCAGCGGCCGGCTATGGTGCCTGGCTGATGTACGAAGGTCTGCCCATTGTCATGCGCATCCCAAAGGACCAGGCGGTAATGTATGTCGGTGCACTGCTGACGGTGGCACTGGTGATTCTGGTTTCCACTCGTGTGGGCTCCGTTATCCTCTGGAACTACGGTTTTGGCCCGGTGTTTGTGCAAGGCTAG
- a CDS encoding substrate-binding domain-containing protein, whose amino-acid sequence MGGEDCRGTPAHQPAQRKPRELSGGQRQRVAISRAMAREPQIMLCMSDRIALAAIQAALQMGLRVPEDVHGAGYPGDYLYNDAARQSARLSGQL is encoded by the coding sequence GTGGGTGGAGAAGACTGCAGAGGTACTCCAGCTCACCAGCCTGCGCAACGCAAACCCCGTGAATTGTCCGGCGGCCAGCGCCAGCGAGTGGCCATCAGCCGCGCCATGGCCCGGGAACCGCAGATCATGCTGTGTATGAGTGACCGGATTGCCCTGGCGGCTATTCAGGCAGCTTTGCAAATGGGCCTGAGGGTGCCGGAAGACGTTCACGGCGCCGGCTATCCGGGAGACTACCTTTACAATGATGCGGCGCGCCAGAGCGCACGGCTGTCTGGTCAGCTTTGA